From Amphritea atlantica, a single genomic window includes:
- the leuD gene encoding 3-isopropylmalate dehydratase small subunit, whose translation MNKFTLHTGIAAPLDRANVDTDMIIPKQFLKSIKRSGFGKNLFDELRYLDEGQPDQSCEGRPLNTEFVLNQPRYQGASILLARENFGCGSSREHAPWALDDYGFRCVIAPSFAEIFYNNCFKNGLLPIVLRDEQIDQLFAEVAETEGYQLSIDLERQLVITPSGEEMTFSIDGFRKHCLINGLDDIGITLQNEADIRAYEERRRQQAPWLFGAIK comes from the coding sequence ATGAATAAGTTTACATTGCACACAGGTATCGCTGCACCGCTGGATCGGGCTAATGTCGATACCGATATGATCATTCCTAAGCAGTTTCTGAAGTCGATCAAGCGTTCCGGGTTTGGTAAAAACCTGTTTGATGAGCTGCGTTATCTGGATGAAGGTCAGCCGGATCAGTCTTGTGAAGGGCGTCCGTTGAATACGGAGTTTGTATTGAATCAGCCCCGCTATCAGGGCGCAAGCATTCTGCTGGCACGGGAAAACTTCGGTTGCGGATCCAGCCGTGAACATGCGCCCTGGGCGCTGGATGATTACGGTTTTCGTTGTGTGATCGCGCCAAGTTTTGCTGAGATTTTCTACAATAACTGCTTTAAGAATGGCTTGTTGCCGATTGTATTGCGTGATGAGCAGATCGATCAGTTGTTCGCAGAGGTGGCTGAAACTGAGGGATATCAGTTGAGTATCGATCTGGAGCGGCAACTGGTGATCACCCCATCCGGTGAGGAGATGACCTTCAGCATTGATGGTTTTCGTAAGCACTGCCTGATAAATGGTCTGGATGATATCGGTATCACGTTGCAGAATGAAGCCGATATTCGCGCCTATGAAGAGCGCCGCCGTCAGCAGGCCCCCTGGTTGTTCGGCGCCATTAAGTAA
- the leuC gene encoding 3-isopropylmalate dehydratase large subunit, whose amino-acid sequence MAGKTLYDKLFDSHLVRTNEDGSSLIYIDRQVLHEVTSPQAFEGLRLAGRKPWRIDANIATPDHNVPTTERSGGVDLIVDPVSKIQVKTLDANCDEFGILEFKMNDHRQGIVHVMAPEQGAILPGSTAVCGDSHTATLGALGALAHGIGTSEVEHVLATQCLITKKMQNMLVRVDGELGIGVTPKDVVLHVIGVIGTAGGTGYAIEFGGDVFRNMSMEGRMTVCNMAIEAGARVGLVAVDQTTIDYFDGRPFAPKGEHWNAAVAEWRDLTSDTDAEFDAVVEIHAEDIEPQVTWGTSPEMVVGVSGQVPNPDKEKDPVKVDGINRALKYMGLAADQKITDIKLDRIFIGSCTNSRIEDLRDAAKVVKGRKVADNIIQALVVPGSGLVKAQAEQEGLDKIFIEAGLEWREPGCSMCLAMNPDKLGNGEHCASTSNRNFEGRQGFGGRTHLVSPAMAAAAAVTGHFIDVRELI is encoded by the coding sequence ATGGCTGGAAAAACGTTATATGACAAACTGTTTGATTCGCATCTGGTGCGAACCAACGAAGATGGAAGTTCGCTGATCTATATCGATCGTCAGGTGCTGCATGAGGTTACCTCGCCTCAGGCATTTGAAGGGCTGAGACTGGCGGGACGCAAGCCATGGCGCATTGATGCCAATATTGCTACACCGGACCACAATGTACCTACAACGGAGCGTTCCGGCGGTGTGGATCTGATCGTCGATCCGGTGTCTAAAATTCAGGTTAAAACTCTGGATGCCAACTGCGATGAGTTTGGCATTCTGGAATTCAAGATGAATGATCACCGTCAGGGTATCGTTCATGTTATGGCCCCTGAGCAGGGCGCTATACTGCCGGGCAGCACGGCTGTCTGTGGCGACTCCCATACCGCGACTCTGGGAGCGTTGGGAGCGCTGGCCCACGGCATCGGTACTTCAGAAGTTGAGCATGTACTGGCGACTCAGTGTCTGATTACCAAGAAGATGCAGAATATGCTGGTGCGGGTGGATGGTGAGCTGGGTATCGGTGTGACACCAAAAGATGTAGTGCTGCATGTGATCGGTGTAATAGGTACCGCAGGTGGCACGGGCTACGCTATCGAATTCGGTGGTGATGTGTTCCGTAATATGTCGATGGAAGGTCGTATGACCGTTTGTAATATGGCGATTGAAGCCGGTGCGCGGGTCGGCCTGGTGGCGGTTGATCAGACCACTATCGATTACTTTGACGGTCGTCCTTTCGCGCCTAAAGGCGAGCACTGGAACGCTGCTGTTGCTGAATGGCGCGATCTGACCTCTGATACCGATGCTGAGTTTGATGCCGTGGTAGAGATTCATGCCGAAGATATCGAACCACAGGTGACCTGGGGAACTTCTCCTGAAATGGTTGTTGGGGTGTCGGGACAGGTGCCGAATCCGGACAAAGAGAAAGATCCGGTTAAGGTCGATGGCATTAACCGTGCGCTCAAGTATATGGGGCTGGCTGCGGATCAGAAGATTACCGATATTAAACTGGACCGCATTTTTATCGGCTCCTGCACTAACTCCCGTATCGAAGACCTGCGTGACGCAGCCAAAGTCGTTAAAGGGCGCAAAGTGGCGGATAACATTATTCAGGCTTTGGTTGTGCCGGGTTCTGGTCTGGTAAAAGCTCAGGCGGAGCAGGAAGGGCTGGACAAGATCTTTATTGAGGCCGGACTTGAATGGCGCGAGCCGGGTTGTTCGATGTGTCTGGCGATGAACCCGGATAAGCTGGGTAATGGTGAGCACTGTGCATCCACCTCTAACCGTAACTTCGAGGGTCGTCAGGGCTTCGGTGGCCGTACCCATCTGGTGAGTCCGGCAATGGCTGCTGCGGCAGCCGTGACCGGCCACTTCATCGATGTACGTGAGTTGATTTAA
- a CDS encoding LysR family transcriptional regulator: MDTNALQAFVAVAETGSFSRAAEKLFLTQSAMSKRILILEQQLNSRLFDRIGRTVGLTEAGHELLPRANRILLELEDARRSLSNLSGEVSGTLSVAASHHISLHRLPPILRQYIREFPQVKLDLRFDESEIAYDNVLKGNLEIALITLAPHPAPSIHSKAIWSDKLNYVVATDHPLASLKRVTLEQLCDYPAILSGSATFTRQLANLQFSQLGLQPDTTMSTNYLDTIRMMVEIGLGWSLLPETMTENSLSILNVDVPPVTRELGYIIHKDRTLSNAARHFIHLLEQAAEKGS, translated from the coding sequence ATGGATACTAATGCACTACAGGCCTTTGTAGCGGTTGCAGAAACCGGCTCCTTTTCCCGGGCGGCAGAGAAACTCTTCCTGACCCAGTCAGCGATGAGCAAACGTATTCTGATACTGGAACAACAACTGAACAGCCGCTTGTTTGATCGCATCGGCCGTACAGTCGGGCTGACAGAAGCCGGCCATGAACTGCTGCCCCGGGCCAACCGTATATTACTGGAACTTGAAGATGCCCGCCGCTCGCTGAGCAATCTCAGCGGCGAGGTCAGCGGCACACTCTCGGTAGCGGCCAGTCACCATATAAGCCTGCACCGTCTGCCGCCGATACTGCGACAATACATCCGCGAATTTCCGCAGGTAAAGCTGGACCTGCGCTTTGATGAGTCAGAGATTGCTTACGACAATGTCCTTAAAGGCAATCTAGAGATCGCGCTGATCACCCTCGCTCCCCATCCGGCCCCCAGTATCCATTCAAAGGCGATCTGGAGCGATAAGCTCAACTATGTCGTGGCAACCGATCATCCACTGGCCTCGCTTAAACGGGTAACGCTGGAACAACTGTGCGATTATCCGGCGATACTGTCAGGCAGCGCCACATTCACCCGTCAGTTGGCCAATCTGCAATTTTCACAACTGGGATTGCAACCCGATACCACAATGTCCACAAACTATCTGGACACTATCAGGATGATGGTGGAGATCGGTCTGGGCTGGTCCCTGTTACCGGAAACCATGACCGAAAACAGCCTAAGCATTCTCAACGTGGATGTCCCCCCTGTGACCCGGGAGCTGGGATATATCATCCATAAAGACCGCACACTGAGTAATGCTGCCCGCCACTTTATACACCTTTTGGAGCAGGCGGCAGAAAAGGGTTCATAA
- the phaC gene encoding class III poly(R)-hydroxyalkanoic acid synthase subunit PhaC — protein sequence MSGFKFSPDKIASELGQFSEQLMQSFSTLQQLDEVSVGLTPKEVIYREDKLQLFRYQSEKTPGRKRCKTPLLICYALVNRPYMVDLDQERSFVKRLLELGLDIYLIDWGYPDAADRYLDMDDYINGYIGNCVNQVLEDSGHDQLNLLGICQGGTLSLCYTTLNPDNVKNLVTMVTPVDFKTPDNMLSHLAQQIDIDLAVETYGNIPGAMLNDAYNALMPMRLGLQKNLNLPRQLKDQASALSFLRMEKWIYDSPDQAGEMFRQFLTTFFKDNGFINNSVAVDDRPVDLKRITQPLLNVYGRSDHLVPPSASQALSGMTNSREYSEYEVASGHIGVFVSAKSQTEVAPAIADWLKQHE from the coding sequence ATGAGTGGATTTAAATTCAGTCCGGACAAGATCGCTTCCGAACTGGGTCAGTTCAGTGAACAACTGATGCAGAGCTTCAGTACCCTGCAGCAGCTCGATGAAGTCAGCGTTGGCCTGACCCCCAAAGAGGTCATCTATCGTGAAGATAAACTTCAACTATTCCGCTATCAAAGTGAGAAAACACCCGGCCGGAAGCGTTGCAAAACCCCGCTACTGATCTGCTACGCCCTGGTTAACCGTCCCTATATGGTTGATCTTGATCAGGAACGCTCATTTGTAAAACGGCTACTGGAGCTGGGGCTGGATATCTATCTGATCGACTGGGGCTACCCCGATGCTGCTGACCGGTATCTCGATATGGATGATTATATCAACGGCTATATCGGCAACTGCGTTAATCAGGTGTTAGAAGATTCCGGCCACGATCAGCTCAACCTGTTGGGGATCTGTCAGGGCGGCACTCTGAGCCTCTGCTATACCACCCTCAACCCGGATAACGTTAAAAACCTGGTCACCATGGTTACCCCGGTGGATTTTAAAACCCCGGATAATATGCTCAGCCATCTGGCCCAGCAGATCGATATCGATCTGGCGGTTGAAACCTACGGCAACATCCCCGGCGCGATGCTCAATGATGCCTACAATGCCCTGATGCCGATGCGCCTGGGGCTGCAGAAAAACCTCAACCTGCCGCGACAGCTTAAAGACCAGGCCTCAGCGCTGAGTTTTCTGCGCATGGAAAAATGGATCTATGACAGCCCGGACCAGGCCGGTGAGATGTTCCGCCAGTTTCTGACTACTTTCTTTAAAGACAACGGCTTTATCAACAATTCAGTTGCCGTTGACGACCGCCCGGTCGACCTTAAACGAATAACACAACCACTGCTCAACGTTTATGGTCGCTCTGACCACCTGGTTCCCCCATCGGCTTCCCAGGCCCTATCAGGCATGACCAACAGCCGTGAATACTCAGAGTATGAAGTTGCGTCCGGACATATCGGCGTCTTCGTTTCGGCAAAATCACAAACCGAGGTCGCCCCGGCCATTGCTGACTGGCTAAAACAGCATGAATAG
- the speD gene encoding adenosylmethionine decarboxylase, producing MPSNGKIKLQGFNNLTKSLSFCIYDVCYAKTKQQKAEYIEYIDEQYNADRLTEILTEACDIIGATVLNVARQDYDPQGASVTILVAEEPLKDSANVDTTEKPGPLPESVVAHLDKSHICVHTYPEAHPDDGICTFRADIEVSTCGIISPLKALNYLIHKLDSDIVTVDYRVRGFTRDINGVKHYIDHDINSIQNFISQDIRDQYQLVDVNVYQENIFHTKMMLNDVDLNTYLFGTTTADLTGREIEEITERLYQEMNEIFYGRNIPDMKNK from the coding sequence TTGCCATCCAACGGGAAAATCAAACTGCAGGGTTTCAACAACCTGACAAAAAGCCTCAGCTTCTGCATCTATGATGTCTGCTATGCCAAGACCAAACAGCAGAAGGCCGAATACATCGAATATATTGATGAGCAGTATAACGCCGATCGCCTGACAGAGATTCTGACAGAAGCCTGCGACATTATCGGTGCCACGGTACTCAATGTTGCCCGACAAGACTACGACCCACAAGGCGCCAGCGTCACAATACTGGTGGCAGAAGAGCCACTGAAAGACTCTGCTAACGTCGATACCACTGAAAAACCCGGCCCTTTGCCCGAGTCAGTGGTTGCCCATCTGGATAAGAGCCATATCTGCGTGCACACCTACCCGGAAGCACACCCGGATGATGGTATCTGTACCTTCCGTGCCGATATTGAAGTGTCCACCTGTGGCATTATCTCACCGCTGAAGGCGCTGAACTATCTGATCCATAAACTGGATTCCGATATTGTGACCGTCGACTACCGGGTGCGCGGCTTTACCCGTGATATCAACGGCGTTAAACATTACATCGACCACGATATCAACTCGATCCAGAACTTTATCAGCCAGGATATCCGCGATCAGTATCAACTGGTCGATGTTAACGTCTATCAGGAGAACATCTTCCACACCAAGATGATGCTCAATGATGTCGACCTCAACACCTACCTGTTCGGCACCACCACCGCCGACCTGACCGGCCGTGAAATCGAAGAGATTACCGAACGCCTGTATCAGGAAATGAACGAGATCTTCTACGGCCGTAACATACCTGATATGAAAAACAAGTAA
- a CDS encoding arsenate reductase (azurin) small subunit, which translates to MNQLSRRSFIKLGGAGVAAGVTSLTPASALAKSESFNPGATTLPYPQIAIAKAKALPQNKVIHFNYPDESSPCAVIRLGQPVPGGVGPDMDIVAYSTLCTHMGCPVSYDPASRNFKCPCHFSVFDSEKMGQMVTGQATENLPKIRLEYDANSDSVTAVGIDGLLFGRQANTL; encoded by the coding sequence ATGAATCAACTCAGTCGACGCAGTTTTATTAAACTGGGGGGAGCGGGTGTTGCTGCCGGAGTGACGTCGCTGACGCCTGCCAGCGCGCTTGCTAAGTCAGAATCATTCAACCCGGGCGCTACCACGCTTCCTTACCCGCAAATAGCCATTGCCAAGGCCAAGGCCCTGCCACAGAACAAGGTAATACACTTCAATTATCCCGATGAAAGCTCCCCCTGTGCAGTAATTCGCCTGGGACAACCGGTGCCTGGAGGTGTAGGGCCTGACATGGATATCGTTGCCTACAGCACCCTGTGCACCCACATGGGCTGTCCGGTGAGTTACGACCCGGCTTCACGTAACTTCAAGTGCCCCTGTCACTTTAGCGTATTTGACAGCGAGAAAATGGGCCAGATGGTCACGGGGCAGGCAACAGAGAACCTGCCCAAGATTCGCCTGGAGTACGATGCCAACAGCGATTCGGTTACGGCTGTGGGTATTGATGGCCTGCTCTTCGGCCGCCAGGCCAACACCCTATAA
- a CDS encoding arsenate reductase (azurin) large subunit, translated as MSHNKDRVPLPPVGAQKTNMTCHFCIVGCGYHVYKWPHGAEGGRAPSENALGKDFRSQQPPLSGTMTPAMVNVVEEGGKKYNIMIQPDRECVVNQGLSSTRGGQMATIMYNAEGVTRDRLKYPRLFTGDDWVDVSWDEAMAVYAGVTKRLLDAFGPDSIMFNAFDHGGAGGGFENTWGSGKLMFSALKTRMVRIHNRPAYNSECHATRDMGIGELNNSYEDSELADTIMFIGANAYETQTNYFLAHALPNLTGATVAKKQAWFKGETADSGRFILVDPRRSLTTAICEETARDQVLHLQINPGTDTALFNGLLTYVVDKGWHDQDFIAEHTSGFEKALKANRMSLEQCSQITGVSVADLEKAADWAYKPKQSGHRPRTAHLYEKGIIWGNDNYRIQSALVDLVLATHNVGRRGTGVCRLGGHQEGYVRPPYPGKRPVYIDQEIIKGNGKMLTVWACNAFQSTLNAQEYRQTLYRRANIVRDALAQVRGGSVESMVDAIIDAVTNHGGLFITTIDLYPTKFAQASHLILPAAHPGEMNLTSMNGERRMRLSEKFMDPPGEAIPDCLIAAKIATTIKALYEKEGNKTMAERFSGFDWKTEEDSFNDGFRKPEGIDSQGGATGHLVTYDRLRQQGNNGVQLPVREYKDDLLVGTEMVYSDYKFSTSDGKAHFLPAEWTGLPDMVESQRKKYRFWINNGRTNHIWQTAYHDQRVDFRTRRYPMAPIEINPEDAKELGIESGDVVEVFNDFGSTFAMAYLEADMKPGHTFMMFGYFNGNVGDVVTSWTDRNYIPYYKGTWADIRKVSSMRNYQETVSFKRRRFT; from the coding sequence ATGTCTCATAATAAAGATCGTGTACCACTGCCCCCTGTGGGTGCTCAGAAAACCAATATGACCTGCCACTTCTGTATTGTCGGCTGTGGCTACCATGTGTACAAATGGCCCCATGGCGCCGAGGGCGGCCGTGCGCCGAGCGAGAACGCTTTGGGAAAAGACTTCCGCAGTCAGCAGCCACCGCTGTCCGGCACGATGACACCCGCTATGGTCAACGTGGTAGAAGAAGGCGGCAAGAAATACAACATCATGATCCAGCCTGACAGGGAATGCGTGGTTAATCAGGGCCTGAGTTCCACCCGTGGTGGTCAGATGGCCACAATTATGTACAACGCTGAAGGAGTCACCCGTGACCGCCTCAAATACCCGCGCCTGTTCACCGGCGATGACTGGGTGGACGTGAGCTGGGACGAGGCCATGGCGGTCTACGCCGGGGTGACCAAGCGCCTGCTCGACGCCTTCGGTCCCGATTCGATCATGTTCAACGCCTTCGACCATGGCGGTGCCGGGGGCGGCTTCGAAAACACCTGGGGCAGCGGCAAGTTAATGTTTTCTGCGCTCAAAACCCGGATGGTACGTATCCATAACCGCCCGGCCTACAATTCGGAGTGCCACGCCACCCGTGATATGGGCATCGGCGAGCTGAATAATAGCTATGAGGACAGCGAACTGGCAGACACCATCATGTTCATCGGCGCCAACGCCTACGAGACCCAGACCAATTACTTTCTCGCTCACGCCCTGCCGAACCTGACCGGTGCGACAGTGGCGAAGAAGCAAGCATGGTTCAAGGGTGAAACAGCCGACAGTGGACGCTTCATTCTGGTTGATCCACGCCGCTCCCTGACCACTGCGATCTGTGAGGAAACCGCCAGGGACCAGGTGCTGCACCTTCAGATCAATCCAGGTACCGATACCGCACTGTTCAACGGTCTGCTGACTTACGTGGTGGACAAGGGATGGCACGACCAGGATTTTATCGCTGAACACACTTCCGGCTTCGAGAAGGCTTTGAAAGCCAACCGCATGAGCCTGGAGCAGTGCTCGCAGATCACCGGCGTATCTGTGGCAGACCTGGAAAAAGCCGCCGACTGGGCTTATAAGCCGAAACAGTCCGGCCATCGCCCGCGCACCGCCCATCTGTATGAAAAGGGTATCATCTGGGGCAACGACAATTACCGTATCCAGTCTGCACTGGTGGACCTGGTGCTGGCCACCCACAACGTGGGTCGTCGCGGCACCGGTGTCTGTCGTCTCGGGGGGCATCAGGAAGGCTATGTGCGTCCGCCCTATCCTGGCAAGCGGCCGGTCTACATTGATCAGGAAATTATCAAGGGCAATGGCAAGATGCTGACCGTGTGGGCCTGCAACGCCTTCCAGTCCACACTAAACGCTCAGGAGTATCGTCAGACACTATATCGTCGTGCGAACATCGTCCGGGATGCCCTGGCGCAGGTCCGCGGGGGCAGCGTGGAGAGCATGGTTGATGCCATTATCGATGCGGTTACTAACCACGGTGGGTTATTCATTACCACCATCGACTTATACCCAACCAAGTTCGCTCAGGCATCCCATCTGATACTGCCGGCAGCCCATCCTGGGGAGATGAACCTCACGTCGATGAACGGTGAGCGCCGCATGCGTCTGTCTGAGAAGTTCATGGATCCTCCCGGGGAAGCTATACCGGACTGCCTGATAGCGGCGAAAATTGCCACCACCATCAAAGCGCTGTACGAAAAAGAAGGTAACAAGACGATGGCCGAACGCTTCTCGGGCTTCGACTGGAAGACCGAGGAAGACTCTTTCAACGATGGTTTCCGTAAACCCGAGGGTATCGATAGTCAGGGAGGTGCAACCGGGCATCTGGTCACCTATGACCGGCTGCGTCAGCAAGGTAACAACGGAGTGCAACTGCCCGTCAGGGAGTACAAAGACGATCTGCTGGTCGGCACCGAGATGGTTTACTCCGATTACAAGTTCAGCACCTCCGACGGGAAGGCCCACTTCCTGCCTGCCGAGTGGACCGGCTTACCGGATATGGTTGAATCCCAGCGCAAGAAATACCGGTTCTGGATTAACAACGGCCGCACCAACCATATCTGGCAGACGGCCTATCACGACCAGCGCGTTGACTTTCGCACCCGGCGCTACCCTATGGCGCCGATCGAAATCAACCCGGAAGATGCCAAAGAACTGGGTATCGAATCAGGCGACGTAGTCGAAGTCTTCAACGACTTCGGCTCCACTTTTGCCATGGCCTATCTGGAAGCAGACATGAAACCAGGCCACACCTTCATGATGTTCGGGTACTTCAACGGTAACGTGGGTGATGTCGTCACCAGCTGGACTGATCGAAACTACATCCCCTATTACAAAGGAACCTGGGCCGATATCCGCAAGGTCAGCTCTATGAGGAACTACCAGGAGACCGTGTCCTTTAAGCGTCGCCGTTTTACCTGA
- a CDS encoding DJ-1/PfpI family protein, producing the protein MSNKKILMITGDFTEDYETMVPFQTLLTVGHRVDAVCPDKVSGDSVATAIHDFEGDQTYTEKRGHNFTLNATFAEIDPADYDALIIPGGRAPEYLRLNPAVLTMVRHFFETNKPVAAVCHGAQILSAAGVLKDRKCSAYPACMPEINQSGGIFTEIAIDAAITDGNLVTAPAWPAHPAWLSQFLALLK; encoded by the coding sequence ATGAGTAATAAAAAAATTCTGATGATCACCGGGGATTTCACCGAAGACTATGAAACCATGGTGCCCTTTCAAACCCTGCTGACGGTAGGCCACCGTGTCGATGCCGTTTGCCCTGATAAAGTCAGTGGCGATTCAGTTGCCACCGCGATTCATGATTTTGAGGGCGACCAGACCTATACCGAAAAACGCGGCCATAACTTCACCCTTAACGCCACCTTTGCAGAGATCGACCCCGCCGATTACGACGCACTGATCATCCCCGGCGGCCGCGCACCTGAATACCTGCGCCTTAATCCCGCGGTGTTAACCATGGTGCGCCATTTCTTTGAAACGAACAAACCGGTGGCTGCGGTCTGCCACGGGGCACAGATACTCTCTGCGGCGGGTGTATTGAAAGACAGGAAATGTTCCGCCTACCCGGCCTGTATGCCTGAGATCAATCAGTCGGGGGGGATCTTTACTGAGATAGCCATCGATGCGGCCATCACCGATGGCAACCTGGTCACGGCTCCTGCCTGGCCCGCTCACCCTGCCTGGCTATCGCAATTTTTAGCGCTGCTAAAATAA
- a CDS encoding ribbon-helix-helix domain-containing protein, protein MCKLFINGDTAHWKSSTRSLRIDGMVTSVRLENYFWSTLEEIAARDHMNIPQMLTRLYHESIDAGHDLGNFTSFLRVCCMRYLALQLTGEIPANREIAINTLDAESILANEIQKRH, encoded by the coding sequence ATGTGCAAACTGTTTATCAATGGCGATACAGCCCACTGGAAGAGCAGCACCCGCTCACTGCGTATTGATGGCATGGTGACCAGCGTGCGGCTGGAAAACTATTTCTGGAGCACACTGGAAGAGATCGCCGCACGGGATCATATGAATATCCCCCAGATGCTCACCCGCCTGTATCATGAATCGATCGATGCCGGACATGACCTGGGCAACTTCACCTCATTTCTCAGAGTCTGCTGTATGCGCTACCTGGCATTGCAACTGACTGGTGAGATTCCTGCGAACAGAGAGATCGCGATCAATACCCTGGATGCGGAGTCTATTTTGGCGAATGAGATTCAGAAGAGGCATTAA
- the phaR gene encoding polyhydroxyalkanoate synthesis repressor PhaR — protein sequence MRILRKYTNRRLYDTSRSCYITLEDVKQLVLSQENFQVQDSKTGADLTRNILLQIISEQEALGHGTLLTNQVLQQLIRFYGDSMQGMMSQYLEQSIATFIDQQERIREQMQNMIGAANPLNMMNKIADQNMAMWNIFTPPGGEKSSDNPASNDEGPTKEDK from the coding sequence TTGAGAATTCTCAGAAAATACACAAATCGCCGTCTGTACGATACATCCCGTAGCTGTTACATCACCCTGGAAGATGTAAAGCAGTTGGTACTGAGTCAGGAAAACTTTCAGGTTCAGGATTCCAAAACCGGGGCGGATCTGACCCGCAATATACTGTTGCAGATTATCAGTGAACAAGAGGCGTTGGGGCATGGAACACTGCTGACCAATCAGGTGCTGCAACAACTGATCCGTTTTTACGGTGACAGTATGCAGGGGATGATGAGCCAGTATCTGGAACAGAGTATTGCCACCTTTATCGATCAGCAGGAGCGCATCCGCGAACAGATGCAGAATATGATCGGTGCCGCCAACCCGCTGAATATGATGAACAAGATCGCCGATCAGAATATGGCGATGTGGAATATCTTTACTCCGCCGGGGGGTGAAAAATCTTCCGACAATCCCGCCAGTAATGATGAAGGACCCACGAAAGAAGATAAGTAG
- a CDS encoding MFS transporter codes for MQLNTYSRLSGFYFFYFSLLGALVPYWSLYLKSFDFNAQTIGSLMAILMASRIIAPNIWGWLADRTGQRLRIVRYGAFFTCLIFVLIFWQESALGIALVMAGFSFFWNAVLPQFEVLTLTHLKGREQLYSRIRLWGSVGFIIAVIGIGWLLDLVSIRWLPWMMLGLMVMIWIASLFVEAKTAPRRSDESGFVQQLLRPQVLVFFLICLLIQFSHGPYYTFYSVLMDSLGYSRTEIGLLWSVGVVAEVLIFILMPKLIGGLGLRRLMIISLLLCVLRWLLIGLIPEILPLMLFAQTLHAVSFGVLHAVGIALVHHYFSPSNHGQGQAMFSSLGFGVGGALGALCSGMMWESLGASATFSVAAAAVLIAAVCATIWIKPENCAETNR; via the coding sequence ATGCAACTCAATACGTATAGCCGCCTGTCGGGCTTTTACTTCTTTTACTTCTCCCTCTTAGGGGCTTTGGTTCCGTACTGGAGCCTCTATCTGAAGTCGTTTGATTTTAATGCACAAACGATAGGTAGCCTGATGGCCATTCTGATGGCGTCTCGCATTATTGCTCCGAATATCTGGGGCTGGCTGGCGGATCGCACCGGTCAGCGCTTGCGAATTGTGCGCTATGGAGCATTTTTCACCTGCCTTATCTTTGTACTGATCTTCTGGCAGGAGAGTGCTCTGGGGATTGCACTGGTGATGGCAGGCTTCAGTTTTTTCTGGAATGCGGTTCTGCCTCAGTTCGAGGTGCTGACCCTGACACATCTGAAGGGGCGCGAACAGCTCTACAGCCGAATTCGCCTGTGGGGCTCCGTTGGTTTTATTATTGCGGTAATAGGGATTGGCTGGTTACTGGATCTTGTCAGTATACGCTGGCTGCCCTGGATGATGCTCGGGCTGATGGTGATGATCTGGATAGCATCCCTGTTTGTTGAGGCTAAAACTGCTCCGCGCCGAAGTGATGAGAGTGGCTTTGTGCAGCAATTGCTGCGGCCGCAGGTGCTGGTGTTTTTTCTGATCTGTCTGCTGATACAGTTTAGTCACGGCCCGTACTACACCTTCTACTCAGTGCTGATGGACAGTCTCGGATACAGTCGTACCGAGATTGGTCTGCTGTGGTCAGTCGGGGTGGTTGCAGAAGTGCTGATCTTTATTCTGATGCCAAAGCTGATCGGCGGACTGGGATTGCGCCGGCTGATGATTATCAGTCTGCTGTTGTGCGTATTGCGCTGGCTGCTGATCGGACTGATTCCCGAAATTCTCCCGCTAATGCTGTTTGCTCAGACACTGCATGCAGTGAGCTTCGGTGTATTACATGCGGTGGGTATCGCGCTGGTGCATCATTATTTTTCCCCCTCAAATCATGGCCAGGGGCAGGCGATGTTCAGCAGTCTTGGCTTCGGTGTTGGTGGCGCACTCGGTGCTTTGTGCAGTGGAATGATGTGGGAATCATTGGGTGCATCTGCAACATTCAGCGTCGCTGCCGCGGCGGTTTTAATTGCGGCAGTGTGCGCAACTATTTGGATAAAACCGGAAAATTGTGCAGAAACGAATCGGTAA